In Streptomyces sp. NBC_00433, a single genomic region encodes these proteins:
- a CDS encoding TetR/AcrR family transcriptional regulator has translation MTGQVRTVDGRVAGRRGQATRQKLLDCLSEMLSTSPYRDVKVIDVARMAGTSPATFYQYFPDVEGAVLELADEMAKEGASLTDLVAGRSWVGKSGAQAADELVDGFFSFWRKNDAILRVIDLGAAEGDKRFSRIRTKILTAVTGSLTESIKELQGKGRVDKDVSAPAIAGSLVTMLAGVAAHQKGFTGSGVKQADLKPNLALLVHLGVTGKKPPK, from the coding sequence ATGACAGGACAAGTTCGCACCGTCGACGGACGTGTCGCGGGTCGCCGAGGGCAGGCGACGCGGCAGAAGCTGCTCGACTGCCTGAGCGAGATGCTCAGCACGTCGCCGTACCGGGACGTCAAGGTGATCGACGTCGCACGGATGGCCGGCACCTCGCCCGCCACCTTCTACCAGTACTTCCCCGACGTCGAGGGCGCCGTCCTGGAGCTCGCCGACGAGATGGCGAAGGAGGGGGCGAGCCTGACCGACCTGGTCGCGGGCCGCTCCTGGGTCGGCAAGTCCGGTGCCCAGGCGGCCGACGAACTGGTCGACGGCTTCTTCTCCTTCTGGCGGAAGAACGACGCGATCCTCCGCGTCATCGATCTGGGCGCCGCGGAGGGGGATAAACGTTTCTCCAGGATCCGCACCAAGATCCTCACCGCGGTGACGGGCTCGCTCACCGAGTCCATCAAGGAGTTGCAGGGCAAGGGCCGGGTCGACAAGGACGTCAGCGCGCCCGCCATCGCCGGCTCGCTGGTCACCATGCTGGCCGGGGTCGCCGCCCACCAGAAGGGCTTCACCGGCTCGGGCGTCAAGCAGGCCGACCTCAAGCCGAATCTGGCGCTGCTCGTGCACCTCGGCGTGACCGGCAAGAAGCCGCCGAAGTAG
- a CDS encoding AMP-binding protein — protein sequence MSGGKHSKPRRSRPGGGGGGGPRPVAGDGGRLPGPLLRRRAERHPTLVPELPFEGRAGTAVGTAGCSFAELDRRARAIAARLGTLLSPGSRVLLVYPEGPDLAGAFFGCLYAGMAAVPLVLTTPGAVHAVPRAVQRCAPDLVLTGTDGWHALDVDRNRTQVVEADGVRVGGEPVWRLATQWRPVGVLRGAPAYHCYHDDGPAGGRLEAPMCHGDLAEVMTELAQAIRLGTDEENVGWIAAVHGLEEAVWRILLPVRVTG from the coding sequence ATGAGCGGCGGAAAGCACAGCAAGCCGCGCAGGTCCCGGCCGGGCGGCGGCGGGGGCGGCGGCCCCCGGCCCGTCGCGGGGGACGGCGGGCGGCTGCCCGGGCCGCTGCTGCGGCGGCGCGCGGAACGGCACCCGACACTGGTGCCCGAACTGCCCTTCGAGGGCCGGGCGGGCACCGCGGTCGGCACCGCGGGTTGCAGCTTCGCCGAACTCGACCGGCGGGCTCGGGCGATCGCCGCCCGGCTCGGTACATTGCTCAGCCCCGGCAGCCGCGTCCTGCTGGTCTACCCGGAGGGACCCGACCTGGCGGGCGCTTTCTTCGGCTGCCTCTACGCCGGCATGGCCGCGGTCCCGCTGGTACTGACCACGCCCGGCGCCGTCCACGCGGTGCCGCGCGCCGTCCAGCGCTGCGCGCCCGACCTGGTCCTGACCGGCACCGACGGATGGCACGCGCTCGACGTGGACCGGAATCGTACGCAGGTGGTCGAGGCGGACGGCGTACGCGTCGGCGGCGAGCCGGTATGGCGGCTGGCCACGCAGTGGCGCCCGGTCGGCGTCCTGCGCGGCGCCCCCGCCTACCACTGCTACCACGACGACGGCCCCGCGGGCGGGCGGCTCGAAGCGCCGATGTGCCACGGCGACCTGGCCGAGGTCATGACCGAACTCGCCCAGGCGATACGGCTCGGCACGGACGAGGAGAACGTCGGCTGGATCGCGGCGGTGCACGGCCTGGAGGAGGCCGTGTGGCGGATCCTGCTGCCGGTAAGGGTGACGGGCTGA
- a CDS encoding GNAT family N-acetyltransferase codes for MAPRFRTAGPGDAEAVARLHADSWRRHYRGAYSDAYLDGDVLADRLAVWSGRLAAPAGARTLLAEDGTEVLGFVHAVPDDDPKWGSLVDNLHVTAARQRTGVGRALLTRAAEEAAARAESPGLYLWVLEQNAAARAFYTAMGADHVETVLVGAPGGDPARLNGTPAKFRMAWPDAARLRPE; via the coding sequence ATGGCACCGCGGTTCCGCACGGCAGGACCCGGCGACGCGGAGGCGGTCGCGCGGCTGCACGCCGACAGCTGGCGGCGGCACTACCGCGGGGCGTACTCCGACGCCTATCTCGACGGCGACGTCCTCGCCGACCGGCTGGCGGTCTGGTCCGGGCGCCTCGCCGCGCCCGCCGGCGCGCGCACACTGCTCGCCGAGGACGGCACCGAGGTGCTCGGCTTCGTCCACGCCGTCCCGGACGACGACCCGAAGTGGGGCAGCCTGGTCGACAACCTGCACGTCACGGCGGCCCGGCAGCGTACGGGAGTGGGCCGCGCCCTGCTCACCCGCGCCGCAGAGGAGGCCGCCGCCCGAGCGGAGTCCCCGGGGCTGTACCTGTGGGTGCTGGAACAGAACGCGGCCGCGCGGGCCTTCTACACGGCCATGGGCGCCGACCACGTCGAGACGGTCCTCGTGGGCGCCCCCGGCGGCGACCCCGCCAGGCTGAACGGCACACCGGCCAAATTCCGGATGGCCTGGCCCGACGCCGCCCGCCTGCGTCCCGAGTGA
- a CDS encoding NAD(P)/FAD-dependent oxidoreductase, with translation MPDPTSLPAAAGTAATPDAIVIGAGPGGLAAAAALRHHGVRPLVLERAEQLGASWRGHYDRLHLHTTRRLSALPGLRIPRAYGRWVGRDDVVRYLEQYAEHHSLDITTGITVDRVERGDAGWELPANGGRVLRSPVVVVATGHNHTPHIPDWPGRDTFPGELLHAAAYRNAAPYAGRDVLVVGVGNTGAEIAVDLVEGGAGRVRLAVRTPPHIMRRSTAGWPAQASGILVRRLPPRLVDKVAPRIERMSVPDLSAYGLPRPESGLYARVLDGAIPVQDVGLIDAVRSRRVEPVAAVERFEGAQVHLADGSQIGPEVVVAATGYRRGLEGLVGHLGVLDGRGRPVVHGSRTPPGAPGLFFTGFTNPISGMFREMAIDAVRIAKAASRVRR, from the coding sequence ATGCCCGACCCCACCTCACTCCCCGCGGCAGCGGGCACTGCCGCCACGCCTGACGCGATCGTGATCGGGGCAGGCCCAGGCGGCCTGGCCGCGGCGGCGGCGCTGCGGCATCACGGCGTAAGGCCCCTGGTCCTGGAGCGCGCGGAACAGCTCGGCGCGTCCTGGCGCGGCCACTACGACCGGCTGCACCTGCACACCACCCGAAGACTCTCCGCCCTGCCGGGGCTGCGGATACCCCGCGCGTACGGCCGCTGGGTGGGCCGGGACGACGTCGTCCGCTACCTGGAGCAGTACGCCGAGCACCACAGCCTCGACATCACGACCGGGATCACCGTGGACCGTGTCGAGCGCGGCGACGCGGGCTGGGAACTGCCCGCCAACGGCGGCCGGGTGCTGCGCTCCCCCGTCGTCGTCGTGGCCACCGGCCACAACCACACGCCGCACATACCCGACTGGCCGGGCCGCGACACCTTCCCCGGCGAGCTGCTGCACGCCGCCGCCTACCGCAACGCGGCACCTTACGCGGGCCGCGACGTCCTGGTCGTCGGGGTCGGCAATACCGGCGCCGAGATCGCGGTCGACCTGGTCGAGGGCGGTGCGGGCCGGGTCCGGCTGGCGGTGCGCACCCCGCCGCACATCATGCGCCGCTCGACCGCGGGCTGGCCGGCGCAGGCCAGCGGCATCCTCGTACGGCGGCTGCCGCCGCGGCTGGTCGACAAGGTGGCGCCGCGCATCGAGCGGATGAGCGTGCCCGACCTGTCCGCGTACGGGCTGCCCCGGCCGGAGAGCGGGCTGTACGCGCGGGTGCTCGACGGGGCGATCCCGGTGCAGGACGTCGGACTGATCGACGCGGTGCGCTCGCGGCGCGTCGAACCCGTCGCCGCCGTCGAGCGGTTCGAGGGCGCTCAGGTGCATCTCGCGGACGGCTCGCAGATCGGCCCGGAGGTCGTGGTCGCCGCGACCGGCTACCGGCGCGGCCTGGAAGGGCTGGTCGGCCACCTCGGGGTGCTCGACGGCCGCGGCCGCCCGGTGGTGCACGGGTCACGCACCCCGCCGGGGGCA
- a CDS encoding tetratricopeptide repeat protein produces the protein MGSGTEPGGGLRFAVLGPVRAWRDGEPIGTGAPQQRALLAVLLLRGGRTATASELLDALWGENPPNTALAALRSYAFRLRKALGSETLVTDSGGYAIHIPVEALDATQVEQLAAEAEKVRVADPGQARELMLSALDLWKGEPLAGLPGPYAETQRGRLAEWHLGMIETRLELDLEVGAHAEAVSELTAITAEHPLRERLRALLMLALYRSGRQAEALGVYADTRRLLAEELGIDPSAELSDLHQRILEADAGLAPPLGAAAPGAAEILRPAQLPATVSDFTGRSAFVRELGEQLACASQGSGVMAVSAVAGIGGVGKTTLAVQVAHDARDAFPDGQLYVDLQGTSPRPAEPEAVLGSFLRALGLPDAAIPDSLADRAALYRSTLDGRRVLALLDNAYDAAQVRQLLPGTPGCAALVTSRVRMVDLAGAHLVDLDVMSPEESLLLFTRIVGEERVSSERQAALDVVAACGFLPLAIRIAAARLAARRTWTVSVLANKLADHRRRLDELRAGDLAVKATFALGYGHLSPSQARAFRLLSLPEGPDISLHAAAAVLDLDPYRTEELLEALVDISLIESAAPARYRFHDLLRLYAREQAEADETPEARCAALSRLLDFSLASAVSAYALENPGDRVIEHLAPTTHPGLSFGTREESLEWLFSEAQGLLATVQQAADSGCEGFLRRAVDVLLAAQDLVESGVYARQYEQAARALVTTAQACGHTLVEGRGRVWLGQLLRLSGRFEAAEEEAKHALLLGLSAEDPVTSSYAPNLRGSLAHRGHRFAESAAYHTTALEAFRADGNKHGEASALSNLARAQQDLGDTEAATATAERVVAIHREMGAGFRLGNGLYSMGVTLTAADRLDEALECLTESLDIFRAARQQFWEGMTLFRLAQLHLAAERWRQSASHVEQALVILREIGGEWRTANALTVLGRALDGMGQEIRAHACWHDALAVFTSLGTPETAEVRRLLGDGDQDESPSSFAV, from the coding sequence ATGGGAAGCGGGACGGAACCGGGCGGCGGCCTGCGGTTCGCGGTCCTCGGGCCGGTGCGCGCCTGGCGCGACGGCGAGCCGATCGGCACCGGCGCACCGCAGCAGCGCGCGCTGCTGGCCGTACTGCTGCTGCGCGGCGGGCGGACGGCGACCGCGTCGGAGCTGCTCGACGCCCTCTGGGGTGAGAATCCGCCCAATACAGCGCTGGCCGCCCTGCGTTCGTATGCCTTCCGGCTGCGCAAGGCGCTCGGCTCGGAGACCCTGGTCACCGACTCGGGCGGCTACGCGATCCACATACCCGTCGAGGCACTGGACGCCACCCAGGTCGAACAGTTGGCCGCGGAGGCCGAGAAGGTCCGGGTGGCCGACCCCGGCCAGGCCAGGGAGCTGATGCTCAGCGCCCTCGACCTGTGGAAGGGCGAGCCGCTCGCCGGGCTGCCGGGGCCGTATGCCGAGACCCAGCGCGGCCGGCTCGCCGAATGGCACCTCGGCATGATCGAGACCCGCCTGGAACTGGACCTGGAAGTCGGCGCGCACGCCGAGGCCGTCTCGGAGCTGACCGCGATCACCGCCGAGCACCCGCTGCGCGAGCGGCTGCGCGCCCTGCTGATGCTCGCCCTCTACCGCAGCGGCCGGCAGGCCGAGGCACTCGGCGTCTACGCCGACACCCGGCGGCTGCTCGCCGAGGAGCTGGGCATCGACCCCTCGGCCGAACTGAGCGACCTGCACCAGCGCATCCTTGAGGCGGACGCCGGCCTCGCCCCGCCGCTGGGCGCCGCCGCGCCCGGCGCCGCGGAGATCCTGCGGCCCGCGCAACTGCCGGCCACCGTCTCCGACTTCACCGGCCGCTCCGCCTTCGTCCGCGAGCTGGGCGAGCAGTTGGCCTGCGCGTCGCAGGGCAGCGGTGTGATGGCGGTCTCCGCGGTCGCGGGCATCGGCGGCGTCGGCAAGACCACGCTGGCCGTCCAGGTCGCCCATGACGCCCGCGACGCCTTCCCCGACGGACAGCTGTACGTCGATCTGCAGGGCACGAGCCCGAGGCCGGCCGAGCCCGAGGCCGTGCTCGGGTCGTTCCTGCGCGCGCTCGGCCTGCCGGACGCGGCGATCCCCGACTCGCTGGCCGACCGCGCCGCGCTCTACCGCTCCACCCTCGACGGCCGCCGGGTCCTCGCCCTGCTCGACAACGCCTACGACGCCGCCCAGGTCAGGCAGCTGCTGCCCGGCACACCCGGCTGCGCGGCCCTGGTCACCAGCCGGGTGCGGATGGTGGACCTGGCCGGCGCCCACCTGGTCGACCTCGACGTGATGTCGCCCGAGGAATCGCTCCTGCTGTTCACCCGGATCGTGGGCGAGGAGCGGGTCAGCAGTGAGCGGCAGGCCGCACTCGACGTCGTCGCGGCCTGCGGCTTCCTGCCGCTGGCGATCCGTATCGCCGCCGCCCGCCTGGCCGCCCGCCGCACCTGGACCGTGTCGGTGCTGGCCAACAAGCTCGCGGACCACCGCAGGCGGCTGGACGAGCTGCGCGCCGGCGACCTCGCCGTGAAGGCGACCTTCGCCCTCGGCTACGGGCACCTCTCCCCTTCGCAGGCGCGGGCTTTCCGGCTGCTGTCGCTCCCCGAGGGCCCCGATATCTCGCTGCACGCCGCCGCGGCCGTCCTGGACCTGGACCCGTACCGCACCGAGGAACTCCTCGAAGCGCTCGTCGACATCAGCCTGATCGAATCCGCCGCCCCGGCGCGCTACCGCTTCCACGACCTGCTGCGCCTCTACGCCCGCGAGCAGGCCGAGGCGGACGAGACACCCGAGGCCCGCTGCGCGGCGCTGTCCCGGCTGCTGGACTTCTCCCTCGCCTCGGCGGTGTCCGCCTACGCGCTGGAGAATCCGGGCGACCGCGTCATCGAGCACCTCGCCCCGACCACCCATCCGGGTCTGTCCTTCGGCACCAGGGAGGAGTCCCTGGAGTGGCTCTTCTCCGAGGCGCAGGGGCTGCTGGCGACAGTGCAGCAGGCCGCGGACTCCGGTTGCGAGGGCTTCCTGCGGCGCGCGGTGGACGTGCTGCTCGCCGCCCAGGACCTCGTGGAGTCCGGCGTCTACGCCCGGCAGTACGAACAGGCCGCCCGCGCCCTGGTGACCACCGCGCAGGCGTGCGGCCACACCCTCGTCGAGGGCCGCGGGCGGGTCTGGCTCGGCCAACTGCTGCGGCTGTCGGGCAGATTCGAGGCGGCGGAGGAGGAGGCCAAGCACGCGCTGCTGCTCGGCCTGTCCGCGGAGGACCCGGTGACGTCCAGCTACGCACCGAATCTGCGCGGTTCGCTCGCCCACCGCGGCCACCGCTTCGCCGAGAGCGCCGCTTACCACACCACGGCGCTGGAGGCCTTCCGCGCCGACGGCAACAAGCACGGCGAGGCGTCGGCGCTGAGCAACCTGGCCCGCGCCCAACAGGACCTGGGCGACACCGAGGCCGCGACGGCCACCGCGGAGCGGGTCGTGGCGATCCACCGCGAAATGGGCGCCGGCTTCCGGCTGGGCAACGGCCTGTATTCGATGGGCGTCACGCTCACCGCCGCCGACCGCCTCGACGAGGCGCTGGAGTGCCTCACCGAGTCCCTGGACATCTTCCGCGCCGCCCGGCAGCAGTTCTGGGAGGGCATGACGCTCTTCCGCCTCGCGCAGCTGCACCTCGCCGCCGAGCGCTGGCGGCAGTCCGCCTCGCACGTCGAGCAGGCGCTCGTCATCCTGCGGGAGATCGGCGGCGAGTGGCGTACGGCCAACGCGCTGACCGTGCTGGGCCGCGCGCTGGACGGCATGGGCCAGGAGATCCGCGCGCACGCCTGCTGGCACGACGCGCTTGCCGTCTTCACGTCACTGGGGACACCGGAGACCGCCGAGGTGCGGCGACTGCTCGGCGACGGGGACCAGGACGAGTCGCCGTCGTCCTTCGCCGTCTGA
- a CDS encoding VOC family protein has translation MSVFNEGTPCWADAALPDLAAGRRFYGELFGWTFDDQGEDFGHYTLALRDGKSAAALMAKPDPAMPTAWTLYFASTDATGAAARIGAAGGQVVFGPDKAGDAGVMLGAVDPGGSVFGVWQAGEHLGFEVTDQPGSFCWAENHTRDAAAVDPFYEALFGYRAEQVGDGEHFDYKVWSPAGDPELPVGGRLKLAAGLSDEQPSAFRIYFAVDDCDAAAATVRELGGRVTEEPADSPFGRLATVTDDQGAVFKVIDPQRKVGSIEGS, from the coding sequence ATGTCCGTATTCAACGAGGGCACGCCCTGCTGGGCCGACGCGGCGCTGCCCGACCTGGCGGCCGGCCGGCGGTTCTACGGGGAGCTGTTCGGCTGGACCTTCGACGACCAGGGCGAGGACTTCGGGCATTACACCCTGGCGCTGCGCGACGGGAAGTCCGCCGCCGCCCTGATGGCCAAGCCGGATCCGGCGATGCCCACCGCCTGGACCCTCTATTTCGCCTCGACCGACGCGACCGGTGCCGCCGCCAGGATCGGCGCGGCCGGCGGGCAGGTCGTCTTCGGCCCCGACAAGGCGGGCGATGCCGGCGTGATGCTGGGCGCGGTCGACCCCGGCGGCTCCGTCTTCGGCGTGTGGCAGGCCGGCGAGCACCTGGGCTTCGAGGTCACCGACCAGCCTGGCTCCTTCTGCTGGGCGGAGAACCACACGCGGGACGCGGCCGCCGTCGACCCCTTCTACGAGGCGCTGTTCGGCTACCGGGCCGAGCAGGTCGGCGACGGCGAGCACTTCGACTACAAGGTGTGGTCGCCGGCCGGCGACCCGGAGCTGCCGGTCGGCGGGCGGCTGAAGCTGGCCGCCGGCCTGTCGGACGAGCAGCCCTCGGCCTTCCGCATCTACTTCGCGGTGGACGACTGCGACGCCGCTGCCGCGACGGTGCGCGAGCTGGGCGGCCGGGTGACGGAAGAGCCCGCGGACTCGCCCTTCGGCAGGCTCGCCACCGTCACCGACGACCAGGGAGCGGTCTTCAAGGTCATCGACCCCCAGCGCAAGGTCGGCTCCATAGAGGGGAGTTGA
- a CDS encoding PQQ-binding-like beta-propeller repeat protein: MEQLTQHDPRRIGPFEVLGRLGAGGMGLVYLARSASGRRVAIKTVRAELAEDQLFRVRFTREVEAARAVSGFYTAAVVDADPRAAVPWLATAYVPAPSLEEIVNEAGPMPAQAVRWLAAGIAEALQSIHAAGLVHRDMKPSNVLVVEDGPRVIDFGIASGVSNTRLTMTNVAVGTPAYMSPEQARDSRSVRGASDIFSLGSTLVFAATGHAPFHGANPVETVFMLLREGPDLGGLPDELRPLIESCMRMEAEGRPTPADLQAQLAPHLFSTGSDDTGTASAWLPPGAVALIEQRRSGRLPHASPPPGGAHGAHAAGRNRPAQQQGAALPPRPAQPPPIPAHAPGDDNNHGRRGAGEVVQLAGSAPIGPGLRVAEAAEHKAVSGAPPGTEWVRRRPGAHRAGDPAPPGVPAQGAAAPPAEWRPWRFRMSNDVWGTPVVAGGLLYVTSFEVHALDVASGRREFKTRDVAWTMAVAGGRIHASDGPSLFALDATDGADRWRTQIDGWVYAVRTDAGTVVTGTRGGGVQSWDAGRGVLRWERSGAQTEFESPDSGPTVVGRAVYYQGGGQLHSVDALTGAEMWSYPVGEPGAAGSVPTRPVVADGVVHLTAGTRVLALDARSGAERWHFDAPAVMFAPPAHVPGPGTSGGGIYVADHLGTVYALDPAGGRERWRIATEPRQSVEPVVVAAGAVHLGAGSALYTLDAVSGTPRWRFAAQGEIVGSPAVADGRVHFGSKDHCLYTVDAQGGQLRWRLETGGEITGSPVSADGVIYACSKDRCVYALDATKGTGASSRRT; the protein is encoded by the coding sequence GTGGAGCAGCTGACGCAGCACGACCCGAGACGGATCGGCCCTTTCGAGGTGCTGGGACGGCTCGGCGCCGGCGGCATGGGGCTGGTCTATCTCGCCCGCTCGGCATCCGGCCGCCGGGTGGCGATCAAGACCGTACGCGCGGAGCTCGCCGAGGACCAGCTCTTCCGGGTCCGCTTCACGCGTGAGGTCGAGGCCGCCCGAGCCGTCTCCGGCTTCTACACCGCCGCCGTGGTGGACGCCGACCCGCGGGCCGCCGTGCCGTGGCTGGCCACCGCGTACGTTCCGGCGCCGTCGCTGGAGGAGATCGTCAACGAGGCGGGGCCGATGCCCGCCCAGGCGGTGCGCTGGCTCGCCGCCGGTATCGCCGAGGCCCTGCAGTCGATCCACGCCGCCGGCCTGGTGCACCGCGACATGAAACCGTCGAACGTGCTGGTGGTGGAGGACGGGCCGCGGGTCATCGACTTCGGCATCGCCTCCGGGGTGTCCAACACCCGGCTGACGATGACCAACGTCGCCGTCGGCACCCCCGCCTACATGTCGCCCGAGCAGGCGCGCGACTCCCGCAGCGTGCGCGGCGCGAGCGACATCTTCTCGCTCGGCTCCACGCTGGTCTTCGCCGCGACCGGGCACGCGCCCTTCCACGGGGCCAACCCGGTGGAGACCGTCTTCATGCTGCTGCGCGAGGGCCCGGACCTGGGCGGACTGCCCGACGAGCTGCGCCCGCTCATCGAGTCCTGCATGCGGATGGAGGCCGAGGGCCGGCCCACACCGGCCGACCTGCAGGCCCAGCTGGCCCCGCATCTGTTCTCGACCGGCAGCGACGACACCGGGACGGCCTCCGCCTGGCTGCCGCCCGGGGCGGTCGCGCTGATAGAGCAGCGCCGCAGCGGCCGGCTGCCGCACGCCTCGCCGCCCCCGGGCGGCGCGCACGGCGCGCACGCGGCGGGCCGGAACCGGCCCGCGCAGCAGCAGGGCGCGGCGCTGCCGCCGCGGCCCGCGCAGCCGCCGCCGATCCCGGCGCACGCGCCGGGCGACGACAACAACCACGGCCGGCGCGGCGCGGGCGAGGTGGTGCAGCTCGCCGGGTCGGCGCCGATCGGCCCCGGGCTGCGGGTCGCGGAAGCAGCCGAGCACAAGGCGGTGAGCGGGGCCCCGCCCGGCACCGAATGGGTCCGCCGCAGGCCGGGTGCGCACCGGGCCGGCGACCCGGCGCCGCCCGGAGTGCCCGCGCAGGGCGCGGCGGCGCCCCCGGCCGAGTGGCGGCCCTGGCGCTTCCGGATGTCGAACGACGTGTGGGGCACCCCGGTGGTGGCCGGCGGGCTGCTGTACGTCACCTCCTTCGAGGTGCACGCGCTGGATGTGGCCAGCGGGCGGCGGGAGTTCAAGACCAGGGACGTCGCCTGGACCATGGCGGTGGCCGGCGGGCGGATCCACGCCTCGGACGGTCCGAGCCTGTTCGCGCTGGACGCCACGGACGGCGCCGACCGGTGGCGTACGCAGATCGACGGCTGGGTCTACGCGGTACGGACCGACGCGGGCACCGTCGTCACGGGAACGCGCGGCGGCGGCGTCCAGTCGTGGGACGCGGGCCGCGGGGTACTGCGGTGGGAGCGGAGCGGCGCGCAGACGGAGTTCGAGTCCCCGGACTCGGGCCCGACCGTGGTCGGCCGGGCCGTCTATTACCAGGGCGGCGGGCAGCTGCACTCGGTGGACGCGCTGACCGGGGCCGAGATGTGGTCGTATCCGGTCGGAGAGCCGGGCGCGGCGGGCTCGGTGCCCACGAGGCCGGTGGTCGCGGACGGCGTCGTCCACCTGACGGCCGGCACCCGGGTGCTCGCGCTCGACGCCCGCAGCGGCGCCGAGCGCTGGCATTTCGACGCACCCGCGGTGATGTTCGCACCGCCCGCGCACGTGCCCGGACCCGGGACGTCGGGCGGCGGCATCTATGTCGCCGACCACCTCGGTACGGTCTACGCGCTCGACCCGGCCGGCGGGCGTGAGCGGTGGCGGATCGCCACAGAGCCGCGGCAGTCCGTGGAGCCGGTCGTGGTCGCGGCCGGGGCGGTGCACCTGGGCGCGGGCAGCGCGCTCTACACACTCGACGCGGTCAGCGGTACCCCGCGCTGGCGGTTCGCCGCGCAGGGCGAGATCGTCGGGTCGCCCGCGGTCGCCGACGGCCGGGTGCACTTCGGGTCCAAGGACCACTGCCTCTACACCGTGGACGCGCAGGGCGGACAGTTGCGCTGGCGGCTGGAGACCGGCGGCGAGATCACCGGTTCGCCGGTCAGCGCGGACGGCGTCATTTACGCGTGCTCCAAGGACCGCTGCGTGTACGCGCTCGACGCGACGAAGGGGACCGGGGCGTCGTCCCGCCGGACGTAA
- a CDS encoding serine protease has protein sequence MLRRVILPLASAVLLTLLAVLWPVHGGHGGAPDWTAQEAARFWTPERMAGSMPASDRRLPPVAQAAGSTAPGPPGSAAHFAGLPTVGVLFSVGDDLAAHYCTASVVHSPGRDLILTAAHCEPGDDIGFVPQYRAGADRQPYGIWAVDEVFTDPRWAPDDDAASDYDVAFAQVRPDAHGRRIEDATGANRLALTPGYRNRVTVVGYPRLGKDPADRAIICTTTTERLDTRRQLRLVCDGFASGTSGGPWLLALDARTRTGEVVGLIGGLDGGGPDDRVSYSPLFSDAVLALYHSATRA, from the coding sequence GTGCTGCGACGCGTCATCCTGCCGCTGGCATCGGCCGTGCTGCTCACCCTGCTGGCCGTGCTGTGGCCGGTGCACGGCGGGCACGGAGGCGCACCGGACTGGACCGCGCAGGAGGCCGCCCGCTTCTGGACGCCCGAGCGGATGGCCGGCTCGATGCCCGCCTCGGACCGCCGGCTGCCGCCGGTCGCGCAAGCCGCCGGCTCCACCGCCCCGGGGCCGCCGGGATCCGCGGCGCACTTCGCCGGGCTGCCCACCGTGGGCGTGCTCTTCTCCGTCGGCGACGACCTGGCCGCGCACTACTGCACCGCCAGCGTGGTCCACAGCCCCGGCCGCGACCTCATCCTCACCGCGGCACATTGCGAGCCCGGAGACGACATCGGCTTCGTTCCGCAATACCGGGCCGGCGCCGACCGGCAGCCGTACGGGATCTGGGCGGTCGACGAGGTCTTCACCGACCCGCGCTGGGCGCCCGACGACGACGCGGCATCCGACTACGACGTCGCCTTCGCGCAAGTGCGCCCCGACGCGCACGGGCGCCGTATCGAGGACGCCACCGGTGCCAACCGCCTGGCCCTGACCCCCGGTTACCGCAACCGGGTCACCGTCGTCGGCTATCCGCGGCTCGGCAAGGACCCGGCCGACCGCGCGATCATCTGCACGACCACCACGGAGCGCCTCGACACGCGGCGCCAACTGCGGCTGGTCTGCGACGGCTTCGCCAGCGGCACATCAGGCGGCCCGTGGCTGCTCGCCTTAGACGCCCGCACCAGGACCGGCGAGGTCGTCGGCCTGATCGGCGGCCTCGACGGCGGCGGACCCGACGACCGCGTCTCGTACAGCCCCCTCTTCTCCGACGCCGTCCTCGCGCTCTACCACAGCGCCACCCGCGCCTGA